In the genome of bacterium, the window GAGTTCGCGGGGCGTGAGCTCCACGCGGAATCCCGGGATCGCTTCGAGCTTGTCCAGAGTTCCCCCCGTGTGCCCGAGGGCCCGTCCGGACAGCTTGGCGACGCGCGCGCCGCAACTGGCGACCAGCGGAACGACGACGAGCGAGGTCTTATCCCCCACGCCGCCGGTGCTGTGCTTATCGACCGTCGGTCCCCGGACGCCGCTCAGGTCGAGGGTCTCGCCGCTCGCGACCATGGCCCGCGTGAGGGCCGCGGTTTCGCGGCTCGAGAGGCCCTGAAAGTACACGGCCATGAGGAATGCGGCCATTTCGGCGTCAGAGACGCCCCCTCGCACGAAGTCCGCGATGAACTCACGGACCGCGTCCGGCGGCAGGTCCGCGCCGTCCCGCTTCGCCTTAATGAGCTCGTAGGGTCGCATCGTGCGTTCGTCCCGGTCTCGCGCCTGACTTACCTCCGGCGAAAGACAAACCCTCTCATGGCCTCCGGCCCTCGTCGGTCTCACCGGGGGCCCCCCGGCGGGGGACAGGCAGGCAGGCCGGGTTCACGATCGCATCGAAGCAACCGCGCCGGGTGCGTACACGCGACTCGCGGTCGTCCATTACCATCCGTCCCGCTTCCGCCCGCGACTTCCCCGTCGTCTGGAAGCTCCTCATGGGGCTCGCGACGTATGAGCGGCTGCGCCGGCGCGTCAAGGCGACCCCCGCGCGCCTGCGCCGTCACGGGTTCGGCCGCCGGCCGTACTTCCGGACACTCCTCTGCCGGCGCGGCGGCCGGCCGGTCGGCGTCGCGGTCTACTTTCTCACCTATTCCACCTTCGCGGGCCGGCCGACACTCTACATCGAGGACATCTTCGTCGTGCCCCGCGCGCGGAAACAGGGCGCCGGGGCGGCGCTGCTGCGCGCGCTCGCCAGAATCGCCGTGCGGGAACGTTGCGGCCGGATGGAGTGGAGCGTCCTGCGGTGGAACACGCCGGCGATCGGATTCTACCGGCGTCTCGGCGCCGCGTCCCTCGACGACTGGGTGCAGATGCGGCTGACGGGGTCGGGGATCCGCCGGCTGGCGGCCCCACCGGCTACTGCGGGCCGGACCCGCCCCCGCCGCTTGCCGGTCCGCCTGCGCGGGACGCGGGTAGGTCGCGCACGATCCGCCGTACGAGCCGGGCGAAGCGCGGCGCGACCGCCTCGGACGCGGCCAGCACGGCGTCGTGCGTGAGGGGCTCCACGCCGGCTCGGCTCGGGGTTGGTGCCGAACCCGTCGCGTCCGCGGCCCCGGCGGCGTTGGTGATCGCCGCGATGCCGAGGACGCGCAGACCGGCGTGCCGGGCGGCGATCGCCTCGAGGACCGTCGACATGCCGACGGCGTCGGCGCCCATTGCGCGGAGCATCCGGATCTCGGCCGGCGTTTCATAGGATGGGCCGAGCACGCCCACATACACCCCGTGCCGCAGCGGGATCTGTTCCGCTTCGCCGGCCGCGTCAGCAGCCGCCCGCAGCGCCGGATCGTAGACGGCCGACATGTCGGGAAACCGGGGACCGAGGCGGTCGTCGTTCGGACCGACGAGCGGGTTCGTCCCGGTCCAGTTGATATGGTCCGTCAGTAGCATGAGATCGCCGCCGTGGAACCCGGGGTCGAGGCCCCCCGCGGCGTTCGTCAGGATCACGGTTGGGGCGCCCAAGGCTGCGAGAACGCGGATGGGGAAGACGATGCGTTCCGCGGTGTGGCCCTCGTAGAGATGCGCCCGGCCGCGGAGCGCCGCGATCGGGCGCCCGTCGAGCCGGCCCAGCACCAGGTCCCCGGCGTGTCCGGCGGCGGTCGGAACGGGGAAGTGCGGAATAGCGCGGTACGGCACTACCGCGTCGGGCACGACCGCATCGGCCAGCGTCCCGAGGCCGCTGCCGAGAACGATTCCGCACTCCGGCGCAAGATGCGATTGCCGCCGGATGACGTCCGCCGCCTCCTCGATGGCCGTCCCCCCGGGACCCGACGTCACGGTGGGAGGATCTGATCCAGAAAACTCGTGCCGGCGTCCGGGCCCGGCACGCCGAGGGCCGCGGCGACCGTCGCGCCGACGTCGGCGAAGGTACGGCGCACGCCCAGGTCCACGCCCGCCCGCACGTCCGGTCCGGCCGCGAGCAGCGGGACGATCTCGCGGGAATGGTCGGTGCTCGCCGTCGTCGGATCGTTTCCGTGGTCCGCGGTGATGATGCCGAGTCCCGCCGGGCCGAGACGGCGCAGGATCTCATCGAGCCGCGCGTCGATCCGTTCGAGATCGGCGCCGTATCCCTCGGGGTCGTTGCGGTGTCCGTACAGCGTGTCGAGGTCGACGAGGTTCGTGAAGACGAGCCCCCGCTCGACCCCCTCCAGGGCCCGCGCCGTTTGCGTGAGTCCGTCCATGTCGTCGTGCGTGTGCACGGCCGCGGTGATTCCGCGCCCGGCGAACAGGTCGGCGATCTTGCCGACGCCGATGACCGGCACGCCGCCCGCCGCCAGACGGTCCAGCACCGTGACCTTGGGCGGCGGCACCGAGAAGTCGCGGCGCCGGTCGGTCCGGATGAAATGCCCGGGCTCGCCGACGAACGGCCGCGCGATGACGCGGCTGACCGCGTGCGGACCGGTGAGAATCGCCCGCGCCGCGGCGCACTCGCGGTACAGTTCGTCGACGGGAATGACGGCCTCGTGCGCGGCGATCTGGAACACGCTGTCGGCCGACGTGTAGACAATCGGGCGGCCGGTGCAAACGTGCTCCTCTCCGAGCTCGGCGATGATGGCGGTCCCCGACGCCGGGCGATTGCCGAGGACCCGCCGGCCGATGCGCGCCTCGAACGGATCGATGATCTCGGGCGGAAAGCCGCGTGGATAGGTCGGAAACGCCCGGTCGAGGATGAGGCCCATGAGCTCCCAGTGGCCGGTCGTGCTGTCTTTACCCGGCGACACTTCCACCATCGTGCCGTAGGCCCCCTCGGGATGCGGAGCGGGTGGAACCCCGGCGATGGTCCCGAGGCGTCCCAGTCCCAGCCGGCCGAGGACCGGCAGCCGCAGCCCCCCGCGGGCCGCCGCTGTATGCGGCAACGTGCTCGATCCTTCGTCCCCGTACCGGGCCGCGTCGGGCGCCGCGCCGACCCCGCAGCCGTCGAGCACGAGGACGAGCACCCGGTCGGGACGACTCAAGCGGGCCGGACGTCCTGGCGGCCTACGGCGTGGACCACTGCGTCACGCCGTAGGCCCGCCGAATCGCTCGGATGCCAGCAGGATGCCGATGATCGACTTCGAGTCGTGGATCTCGCCGGCCGCCACGAGGCGCCGCGCCTCGGCGAGCGGCACCAGGTGCACCGTCAGGTCCTCTTCTTCGCGCTCGGCGGACACGGGGTGTAGATCTTGGGCGAGGAACAGGTGCATCTCTTCGGTGGAGACGCCCGCCGCCGTGTAGAACGCGCCGAGCGACTCCCAGGTCTCGGCCGCGTACCCCGTCTCCTCCGCGAGTTCCCGGCGCGCGCACGCGTCGGGGGCCTCCCCCGGCTCGAGCGTGCCGGCAGGGATCTCGAGCAGCATGCGGCCGACGGCAGGGCGGGTTTGGCGCACCAGCACGATCTGTCGGTCGGGCGGACGCTTCGGGCTCACGCCGCAGGCGGCCGGCGCGACGGAGTGCGGCAGCACCGCGACAATCGCGACGGCGCCGGGGTGCTCGATGACCTCCAGCGACCACCGCCGACCGCTCGGATTCTCGATCTCGTCGACGCGGACCGAGAACGCCCGGCCGTCGAAGACGCGCCGGCTGCCGAGGACGCGCATGCTTCCGTCCTGCCCGCCGCTCAACGTCCCGGAATCCGGGGGGCGTGGCGGCGATCAGTCGCCGCCGGGCACCCCGCTCGGCTCGTAGACCGGCGTCCCCTCGCGGGCCGCGAGCGCGCGGAACGCGGCGAGGATCTTGAGCGTCGCCGGACCCGGCGTCCCCGAGCCGATCGTCCGCCCGTCGACCTCTACAACCGGCCCGAGCTCCGCGCCGGTCCCGGTGAGAAAGCACTCGTCGGCGGCGTAGACATCGTGCAGCGTGATGACCTGTTCGACCGCGGGGATCCCGAGCGTCCCGCACAGGTCCAGCACCGTCTGCCGCGTGATGCCCTGCAGGATGCCGATGTAGGCGGGCGGCGTGAGCACGCGGCCGCCGCGGACGACGAAGATGTTGTCCGCGGTGCACTCCGCGACGTAGCCGTCCGCCGTCAGCATCAGCCCTTCGTCCACGCCGGCGAGGTTCGTCTCGAGGCGCGCCATGATGTTGTTCAAGTAGTTGCAGGTCTTGACGCGCGGATTGAGCACGTCGACCGGCCGCTGCCGCGTCGAGGTCGTAATCACTCGCAGGCCCTTCCGGTATGCTTCCTCGGGGTACAGCTGGATCGAGTCCACGATGATGACGATGTTGGCCTTCGGGCATTTCCGCGGGTCGATCCCGAGGTCTCCGGGGCCGCGGGAGACGACCGGCCGGATGTAGGCGTCGCGGAGGCCGGAGCGGCGCACCGTCTCCACGATAGCCGCCGTGACCTCGGCGCGGCTCAGGGGAATCTCAAGGCGGAGGGTGTGCGCCGATTCGAACAGCCGCGCCACGTGCTCGTCGAGCTTGAAGACGCGGCCGGCGTAGCAGCGGATCCCCTCGAAGACGCCGTCCCCATACAGGAAGCCGTGATCGTAGACCGAGACGGTCGCGTCCTCCCTGGAGACAAAGCGGCCGTTGACGTAGACCATACCCATGGACGTCCCTCCCCGGCTGGTGCGGTTATCGGTTCGCGGTCGGCGCCGACGGCTCCTTGGCTTCCCGGTGGGTGTCGTCCGCGGGCGCGCCGCGATGATGCGCGAGTGATGCGGCGAGGAACGCGCTGTACAGCGGGTGCGGCCGCGTCGGCCGCGACCGGTACTCGGCGTGAAACTGCGTGCCGAGGAACCACGGATGGCCCGGCAGTTCGACGAGCTCGACGAGATTGCGCTCCGGGTAGATGCCCGTGACCCGGAGACCGTGGCGGGTCAGGATCGGCAGGTACTCGTTGTTCACCTCGAACCGGTGCCGGTGCCGCTCTTCGACGTCGTCCACGCCGTATGCCGCGTGGGCGAGCGACCCGGACGCAAGGCGGCAGGGGTAGAGGCCGAGACGCATGGTGCCCCCCTTCTCCGTCACCGCTTTCTGCTCGGGCAGCAGGTCGATGACCGGATGCGGCGTCGCCGGGTCCACCTCCGTGGTGTTGGCGCCGTCGAGCCCGCACACATGGCGGGCAAACTCGACCACCGCCCACTGCATCCCGTAGCACACGCCGAAGAACGGCACGCCGCGCGTGCGGCCGAACTGCGCGGCTTTGATCTTGCCCTCGACCCCCCGTGCGCCGAACCCGGGGCACACGAGAATCCCGTCGAACCGGCCGAGGCGCGCCTCGACCCCCGCGTCGTCGAGGCCGGCCAGTTCCTCGGAGTCCTGCTTCGCGATGCGGACACGGCACCCGCTCGCGATCCCGCCGTGCCGCAGGGCCTCTTCGATGCTGATGTAGGAATCCTCGTTGCCCATGTACTTGCCGACGAGGACGATCTCGACGGTGTCGGGCGAATTGAGCAGCCGGTCCACCATCACGCGCCAGCCCTCGAGATCAGGCGGCCGCGCCGGCAGGTCGAGCCGCCGCTCGACGATCCGCGCCAGCCCTTCGTCCTCCAGGACAAGCGGGACCTCGTAGACGCTTTGGGCATCGATCGATTGGATCACGGCCTCCGGCGCCACGTCGCAGAACAACGCCACCTTCTCCCGCAGGCTGCGCGAGAGCGGGCGTTCCGTCCGGCAGACGATGACGTCGGGGTGGATGCCGATGCTGCGGAGCTCTTTGACGCTGTGCTGGGTCGGCTTGGTCTTGAGCTCGCCGGCGCCCCGGAGGTACGGGATCAGGGAGACGTGCACGTACATCACGTGCGCTTCCCCTACGTAGCGGCGGAACTGCCGGATCGCCTCGAGGAACGGGAGGCTCTCGATGTCGCCGACGGTCCCCCCCACCTCGACGATCATCACGTCGGCGCGCTGCAGCCGCGCCACCCGGCTGATCTCGTCGCGGATCTCGTTGGTGACGTGCGGGATGACCTGCACGGTGCCCCCGAGATACTCGCCGCGCCGCTCGCGGGCGATCACCGCGCCGTAGATCTTGCCCGTGGTGGTGTTGTTGTCGCGGCCGAGGCTCTCGTCGATGAACCGTTCGTAGTGTCCCAGGTCCATGTCGGTTTCGGCCCCGTCGTCGGTGACGAAGACCTCGCCGTGCTGGAACGGGTTCATCGTCCCGGCGTCCACGTTGACGTACGGGTCGAATTTCAACGCGCTGACCCGCCAGTCGCGGCTCTTGAGCAGGCGCCCGAGGGAGGCCGACGTGATGCCCTTGCCGAGTGCCGACGCGACACCTCCCGTGACGAAAATGTACTTGGTCTGCTGCTGCGTCATCGGCTGCGTCCCCCCGTATGCATCATCATCGCTCCCCGCCCCACGACAGCTTGGCCCGCAGCAACCGGTAGAAGCCCGTCCGTCCGAGCCGCACGAGGCGCGTGCGGTACGGCGCGCGCGCCACCCGGATCACGTCGTCGGGTTCGAGCGGCTCCCCTTCCTGCCCGTCGACCGTCAGCACCGACGGCGCCCCGGTCGGCTGCACCCGGACGGTGATGGCCTCGTTCGCGGACAGGACGACGGCGCGGGCGTTGAGCGTATGCGCGCAGATCGGCGTGAGCACGATCGCGTCGAGCTCCGGATGCAGGATCGGGCCGCCCGCGGAGAGCGAATACGCGGTGGACCCCGTCGGCGTCGCCACGATCAGGCCGTCCGCCAGATG includes:
- a CDS encoding purine-nucleoside phosphorylase, with translation MTSGPGGTAIEEAADVIRRQSHLAPECGIVLGSGLGTLADAVVPDAVVPYRAIPHFPVPTAAGHAGDLVLGRLDGRPIAALRGRAHLYEGHTAERIVFPIRVLAALGAPTVILTNAAGGLDPGFHGGDLMLLTDHINWTGTNPLVGPNDDRLGPRFPDMSAVYDPALRAAADAAGEAEQIPLRHGVYVGVLGPSYETPAEIRMLRAMGADAVGMSTVLEAIAARHAGLRVLGIAAITNAAGAADATGSAPTPSRAGVEPLTHDAVLAASEAVAPRFARLVRRIVRDLPASRAGGPASGGGGSGPQ
- a CDS encoding NUDIX hydrolase, which gives rise to MRVLGSRRVFDGRAFSVRVDEIENPSGRRWSLEVIEHPGAVAIVAVLPHSVAPAACGVSPKRPPDRQIVLVRQTRPAVGRMLLEIPAGTLEPGEAPDACARRELAEETGYAAETWESLGAFYTAAGVSTEEMHLFLAQDLHPVSAEREEEDLTVHLVPLAEARRLVAAGEIHDSKSIIGILLASERFGGPTA
- a CDS encoding CTP synthase, whose product is MTQQQTKYIFVTGGVASALGKGITSASLGRLLKSRDWRVSALKFDPYVNVDAGTMNPFQHGEVFVTDDGAETDMDLGHYERFIDESLGRDNNTTTGKIYGAVIARERRGEYLGGTVQVIPHVTNEIRDEISRVARLQRADVMIVEVGGTVGDIESLPFLEAIRQFRRYVGEAHVMYVHVSLIPYLRGAGELKTKPTQHSVKELRSIGIHPDVIVCRTERPLSRSLREKVALFCDVAPEAVIQSIDAQSVYEVPLVLEDEGLARIVERRLDLPARPPDLEGWRVMVDRLLNSPDTVEIVLVGKYMGNEDSYISIEEALRHGGIASGCRVRIAKQDSEELAGLDDAGVEARLGRFDGILVCPGFGARGVEGKIKAAQFGRTRGVPFFGVCYGMQWAVVEFARHVCGLDGANTTEVDPATPHPVIDLLPEQKAVTEKGGTMRLGLYPCRLASGSLAHAAYGVDDVEERHRHRFEVNNEYLPILTRHGLRVTGIYPERNLVELVELPGHPWFLGTQFHAEYRSRPTRPHPLYSAFLAASLAHHRGAPADDTHREAKEPSAPTANR
- a CDS encoding phosphopentomutase; the encoded protein is MSRPDRVLVLVLDGCGVGAAPDAARYGDEGSSTLPHTAAARGGLRLPVLGRLGLGRLGTIAGVPPAPHPEGAYGTMVEVSPGKDSTTGHWELMGLILDRAFPTYPRGFPPEIIDPFEARIGRRVLGNRPASGTAIIAELGEEHVCTGRPIVYTSADSVFQIAAHEAVIPVDELYRECAAARAILTGPHAVSRVIARPFVGEPGHFIRTDRRRDFSVPPPKVTVLDRLAAGGVPVIGVGKIADLFAGRGITAAVHTHDDMDGLTQTARALEGVERGLVFTNLVDLDTLYGHRNDPEGYGADLERIDARLDEILRRLGPAGLGIITADHGNDPTTASTDHSREIVPLLAAGPDVRAGVDLGVRRTFADVGATVAAALGVPGPDAGTSFLDQILPP
- the ilvE gene encoding branched-chain-amino-acid transaminase → MGMVYVNGRFVSREDATVSVYDHGFLYGDGVFEGIRCYAGRVFKLDEHVARLFESAHTLRLEIPLSRAEVTAAIVETVRRSGLRDAYIRPVVSRGPGDLGIDPRKCPKANIVIIVDSIQLYPEEAYRKGLRVITTSTRQRPVDVLNPRVKTCNYLNNIMARLETNLAGVDEGLMLTADGYVAECTADNIFVVRGGRVLTPPAYIGILQGITRQTVLDLCGTLGIPAVEQVITLHDVYAADECFLTGTGAELGPVVEVDGRTIGSGTPGPATLKILAAFRALAAREGTPVYEPSGVPGGD